DNA sequence from the Streptomyces sp. MST-110588 genome:
CTCAGATCGGCGTCCGCGAACTCCAGCCCGTCGTAATCCCCCTCCGTCTCCAGTGCTCCGCCGTCGTGCGTCCGCAGCTCCGGCAGCCGCACCTCGGTCCGCCGCACCGGCCGTACCGACTGCGCCGGCCGCGTCGCTCGCGCCCCGGTCTCTTCGCCTCGCTCCGCCATACGGCCGCCGCCTCCCTCTCCCACTCCGCTCACCTGCCCCCATCGTGGACCACACCACTGACAACAGCCCCGCGGCACTCCTCCGCACCCCATCCGACCTGCGTAAACACCTCCTCCGCCGCCCGCGTGTCACATTTCGCGACGGCCCGTCCGTCCAAGTCGGCGACAGCCGATCACGGCAACCAGGCCGGCCCCCGTCACCGTGCCGGGGACCGCCACCGCCATCGCGGCCGTCACCGAAAACCGTCACCAACCGTCAGTGAAAAACCGTCACCGAAAAGCCGTCACCAACCATCACCACCACCGTCATCACCGGAGGAGAACGCACCGTGTCCCGACAGATCACCGTCATCGGCGGCGGCTTCGCGGGCCTGACCGCCGCCATCTCGTCCGCCGAGGCCGGCGCCACCGTCACCCTCTACGAAGCCCACCGCACCCTCGGCGGCCGGGCCCGTACCGCCGAAGGCCCGTACCACGTCAACGAGGGCCCGCACGCGCTGTACAACCGAGGCCCCCACTGGTCCTGGCTCAAGCGGCGCGACCTGATCAAACCCCTCGCGCCGCTCCCGCTCCGGGAAGCCGCGAGCCTGCGCTTCCACCACCACGGCGCCCTCCGCCGCCTCCCACCGCTGGGCATCCTCAAGCTGCGCGCCCGCAAGGACGCTCCCGTGGACACGGACTTCCTCTCCTGGGCCGGCTCCCTGGTCGGGGAGCCGACGGCCCGGGCCGCCGCGTACTACACCGGCGTCGCCACCTTCCACCACGACCCCGGACAGCTCTCCGCCGCCTTCGTCCAGGAACGGCTGCGCCGCACCACCTCCCTGCCGCCGGAGGCCCACTACATCCGCGGCGGCTGGGGCGAGCTGATCGCCCGTATGGCCCGGTACGCCCTCGCGCTCGGCGTACGGATCGAGACCGGTGCCCGCGTCGACGCGCTGCCCGAGGACCGCCCGGTCATCATCGCCACCCACCTGGACTCCGCCCGTGCCCTGCTGGGCGGCGGCCTCCCTCCGGCCCCGGGCGCCGCCGCCCCGGCGGTCCCCGGCGGCGACACCCCACCAGCCCCGGCCGGCACCGGGTCCCTGAGCTGGAGCAGCGCCCGTACGGTGCTGATCGACCTGGCCGTACGGACCCGGCGCGGCGACCCGTTCGCGCTCTCCGGACTCGACTTCTCCGGCTGGGTGGAACGTTTCACCGCCCAGGACCCCTCCCTCGCCCCCAAGGGAGAGCAGCTCATCCAGGGACAGATCGGCATCGCACCCCACGAACGGCGTGCCGACGGCATCGCCCGTGCCGAACGCCTCCTGGACGCCGGCTTCCCCGCCTGGCGCGAACGCACCACCTGGCGCCGCGAATCCCTGGCCATCGGCCGTACGGGCGCGGTGGACCCGCCCGGCACCACCTGGCGCGACCGTCCCGCCATCGACCGCGGCAACGGCGTCTACCTGGCCGGGGACCAGGTGGCGGCGCCCGGCGTGCTCAGTGAGGTGTCCTTCACCAGTGCCCTGGAGGCCAGCAGTCTGGCCCTCGCCTCCTCGTACTCGCCGCATTCCTTCGCCGCTTGACCTCAACTCAACTTGAGGAGCGAGGCTGAGCCCGGCATCGAACCCCGACGCCGGG
Encoded proteins:
- a CDS encoding FAD-dependent oxidoreductase; this encodes MSRQITVIGGGFAGLTAAISSAEAGATVTLYEAHRTLGGRARTAEGPYHVNEGPHALYNRGPHWSWLKRRDLIKPLAPLPLREAASLRFHHHGALRRLPPLGILKLRARKDAPVDTDFLSWAGSLVGEPTARAAAYYTGVATFHHDPGQLSAAFVQERLRRTTSLPPEAHYIRGGWGELIARMARYALALGVRIETGARVDALPEDRPVIIATHLDSARALLGGGLPPAPGAAAPAVPGGDTPPAPAGTGSLSWSSARTVLIDLAVRTRRGDPFALSGLDFSGWVERFTAQDPSLAPKGEQLIQGQIGIAPHERRADGIARAERLLDAGFPAWRERTTWRRESLAIGRTGAVDPPGTTWRDRPAIDRGNGVYLAGDQVAAPGVLSEVSFTSALEASSLALASSYSPHSFAA